One Brassica napus cultivar Da-Ae chromosome C4, Da-Ae, whole genome shotgun sequence genomic region harbors:
- the LOC106420705 gene encoding uncharacterized protein LOC106420705 produces MTTVKPSTLTYLIQHLLRHAKPKSPVCLFRRLISNPNQQRGFRSLFFFSPISSSLPLQCPYISLSSLLVPKYLSSACEPEQDKDNVSLPSHSAKNDEDKEDGSDRTLVSTREIRRSSEEVMAESSPMKLTVREKKKLASYAHSLGEKLKCQLVGKSGVTDSVVFSVLETLEKNELLKVKIHRTCPGTLEDMILHLEEATGSVVVGKIGRTVILYRPSPTKLIAKGEVVE; encoded by the exons ATGACGACTGTAAAACCATCGACTTTGACGTACCTTATTCAACATCTTCTCCGACATGCCAAACCAAAGTCTCCAGTTTGTCTGTTCCGCAGATTAATCAGTAATCCCAATCAGCAGCGTGGCTTCCGttccttgttcttcttctcgCCGATATCCTCTTCTTTACCTCTCCAGTGTCCTTACATCTCACTCTCTTCTCTCCTCGTACCTAAATACTTGTCTTCTGCTTGCGAACCAGAACAAGATAAAGACAACGTGTCCTTACCCTCTCATAGCGCAAAAAACGATGAAGACAAAGAGGATGGGTCGGACCGTACACTGGTTTCCACGAGAGAAATTCGAAGAAGCTCTGAAGAGGTGATGGCTGAGAGCTCGCCAATGAAGTTGACGGTGAGGGAGAAGAAAAAGCTAGCTTCTTACGCGCACAGCCTTGGAGAGAAGCTGAAATGTCAACTCGTGGGCAAGTCAGGGGTCACGGATTCAGTCGTCTTCTCCGTCCTAGAGACGCTGGAGAAGAACGAGCTATTAAAG GTGAAAATACACAGGACATGCCCTGGAACGCTAGAGGACATGATTTTACATTTGGAGGAAGCTACTGGTTCTGTAGTAGTAGGGAAAATTGGACGGACTGTAATACTTTACCGTCCTAGTCCCACCAAATTGATAGCAAAGGGGGAGGTTGTTGAGTAG